The nucleotide window GGAGATTTGAATTCTGTCTTCTACACATCGGGTGGATCGGAATCGAACGATTCAGCCTTTAAATTCGCTCGTTTTTACTGGCAACTCAAGGGCTATGAAAATAAGAAAATCATTATTTCCTTGAAATGGGGATATCATGGAGTGACAATCTCTACACAGCGGGCTACCGGCATTAAAGAGTTCCGTGCCTTCTCAGGCTCATCAGATCCTTACATCTATAATGCCGCCCCGCACTTAACAGCCGCTGAACAAGGGGATCGTTCACACCCGGATTACGAAAACAGTATTCGCGGTTTGATTGAAAAGCACGGCAGTAACAATGTGGCCGCGGTCATCATTGAACCCATTCAGGGTGCCGGCGGCGTACACATCGCTCCGGACGGCTACCTTGAAGCTGTCAAAACGCTTTGTGAAGACAATAAAGTGCTATTTATTTCCGACGAAGTCATTTGTGGATTCGGCCGTACCGGAAAGCACTTTGGCGTAGACCACTGGGGCATGGTTCCGGATATGATTACATTTGCCAAAGGCGTGACGAGTGGTTATTTCCCACTAGGCGGTGTCATCCTCAGCGACGAAATAAAGAAAACCATCGATACGTATGACCAAGATATTCCCCATGGCTTCACTTACAGTGGACATCCAACAGCGTGTGCCGTTGGGCTGAAGAATCTTGAAATCATCGATAGAGATGACCTAACTGCACATGCGGCTGAAATGGGTGTGCGCTTGCAGCAAGGATTCGACGAGCTCGAGAAAAAACATTCGACGTTCACTCATTCCCGTACCGTTGGCCTGCTTGGCGCCTTTGAACTTATGCGCGATCGGGAAAATGAGGTACCATTCAAAAATCATGAAAACGAAAGCATCGCAGGAGATTTCGTGAATGAAGGCAGCAAACGCGGCTTACTCATCCGCTCCTTTGATTACGAGGAAGGCATGAATATCCTCGCAGTCGCACCGCCGATCATCATAACAAAAGAAGAAATAGACGAGGTTCTCTCCATATTAGATGACACGCTCTCGTTTATAGAAAAGAAATGGCTCGCACTTTAAACCATATGTTCGCTGGGGAATCACTCAGCGAACATTTTAATTATAAAGCCTACTGAGCAAGTAAATTTCGCTTTCGTTCTTGTTTGAAAAGAGGTCATTATTGTTAGGGATAACTTAAACATTCACCATGACGGGCCGTCCGAGCGATGGAGCAAGTTCAACAAAAGGCATGGCCACCGATTTTTCTTTTATTATATGCCGAAGCATACCTCTTGATGAACCCGATCGAGATCTTTTTCTCCATCTTGCACCGCCGATGGTTGAAATGGGCAGTTTCCATTTCCAGGAGGCATTCACACTGTTGCTATAACACCAGCAGGTAAGGAGATTTAATATATTTTACTAGGATCCCCAGAAATTCTGCTGCATCAGCCATCCAAAATCTGGTGATCAAATGCCAGACTGAACGGAACGAACGTTCTTGATCTTTTCCACTTGACCATCGTCGCCAAGATCCAGTTCCTCTTGAAGGGCACCGACGCCTAAAATACCTGTTTCATTGCTGCTTAGGATAGGCGTGAAATATTCAATGCTGCTCGCACCCATATTTGTGATTGTGAAGGTTGATCCAGACAGCAGATCGCTCCCAGCTTTACCTTTTGAGCAGCGGTTGTTACATCTTCCATTGCCTGTGCAAGGTTTCAATAGTCTTCTGTTCAGCGTTTTTGACGACAGGGACGACCAGACCTTCATCAAGTGCCGTAGCAATGCCGAGATGCACCTCATCGAACTCAGATAGATGTCCGTCCTAATAAATGGCGTTCATTTTCCGGTAGTCTCTAAGTGCGAGGACTGCTGCTCTCGCAATCATGACGGTTAAACTGATTTTTACGTCGAGTTCTGCTTCCCCAGCCTCATTTCGCAGTGTTTTCTAGAAATCTATAAGCTGGTTGACCCGTGTTTTACGATGGAGCGTCAATTGCGCTGTCTGATCCTGGCTGTTACGCATGTTTTGAGCGATGGCCTTGCGCATCGGACTCAAACCTTCGCCAATAACCTAAGAACTGGCTTCAT belongs to Salicibibacter cibi and includes:
- a CDS encoding aspartate aminotransferase family protein; translated protein: MTKEYSLQQLKNIDRDMILHPQSTPKEVSTNGPSMIFSKGEGIRFTDMKGNTYIDGVSMLWNVNLGHGNKELAQASYDQMSEMAYGSQFYGNSNEPAIRLAEKIVDKAPGDLNSVFYTSGGSESNDSAFKFARFYWQLKGYENKKIIISLKWGYHGVTISTQRATGIKEFRAFSGSSDPYIYNAAPHLTAAEQGDRSHPDYENSIRGLIEKHGSNNVAAVIIEPIQGAGGVHIAPDGYLEAVKTLCEDNKVLFISDEVICGFGRTGKHFGVDHWGMVPDMITFAKGVTSGYFPLGGVILSDEIKKTIDTYDQDIPHGFTYSGHPTACAVGLKNLEIIDRDDLTAHAAEMGVRLQQGFDELEKKHSTFTHSRTVGLLGAFELMRDRENEVPFKNHENESIAGDFVNEGSKRGLLIRSFDYEEGMNILAVAPPIIITKEEIDEVLSILDDTLSFIEKKWLAL
- a CDS encoding 2-oxo acid dehydrogenase subunit E2, producing the protein MLRHLMKVWSSLSSKTLNRRLLKPCTGNGRCNNRCSKGKAGSDLLSGSTFTITNMGASSIEYFTPILSSNETGILGVGALQEELDLGDDGQVEKIKNVRSVQSGI